The genome window ACTTTTGTTAAATGTACAAGGTTTATCTTTTGGTTATTGACTCACATTTCTGGTTTAACTAATGTCCAGGGTCAATATAAATCAACATTGGTATGCCCAGTTTGTAGCAAGGTTTCAATTACTTTTGATCCGTTTATGTACCTATCATTGCCACTACCTTCAACTGTCACCCGGTCAATGATGGTAACTGTGCTTTATGGAGATGGGCGTGGGCTTCCACTTCCGTACACTGTAACCTTGATAAAAGATCGGTGCTGTAAGGATCTTATTGAGGCATTGGCTACCGTATGCTGCTTGAACAGTGATGAAACCCTTCTGCTTGCTGAGGTAATATGGAGTTCACTGACTTAATagttccttttgttttttattctttatttttctgtgGCATCAAAACCTTTTTGTTAGCTCAAAATCATTTGTTGGCTCATTTCAGCATTCCCTCTAGTTTAAGTTTTTAAGCTACAGAAGTAGCCTTTATGGTATCAAATTTATGGTCTCAAGAGGCGTTGGAAACCTCTCATCCCCATTCCCCAATTAACTGTGAACTATAGATTGAGGCCCATGCATATGTTTCTCTCTCGACCACATGCAATATAATATATAGGGGCTGCAAGTTAAAGGGGTGTTAACTTGATATATATTATTGTTGGCACCTAACAACTTGAGTTTTTGGGTAAAATATTAGTCTTAACACTTCCATTTCAGGTATATGAACATCGAATTTATCGATATTTGGACAACCTTTCTGAACCATTGTCTTCAATTAAGAATGATGATCGGATTGTGGCCTATAGATATTCTAAAGAAGAAGTAGCTTCCAGAACCAGACTTGAAATTATTCATCGACGGCAGGAAAAGTGAGTCTGCTTCCTTTATCTCTAGTAGTTGAGTTTGCATGTAGGTAAACTTACAAAGTGTGAACTCTAATTTGGCCCTGGACTTCTAAGGTTTAATTTATATAAGCAAGTAATGTCGATTTCAGTGAAAAATCTGAGGACCAtggaattgtttttttttattttttgtaaaccCTGATAAATAGGTGATTTAAGTATAATTGCTTAATCACCTAGGTTCTGCGTGTATCCATTGGATGGGCTCTTTATCATtattgttttttcctttttggctgAATTATTAACAAAAGCTATTGTCAACTTGCAGATGTGCATTAGATCCTCTGAAGGGTCAGAGAAAGCTTTTTGGAACACCTTTGGTTGCCTATCTAGGAGAAGACCGGATAACTGGTGTTGATGTTGGTAGAGCTGTTTCTAAAATTCTGTCGCCCTTGAAGAGAGTGGTTAAGCTTCATAGCACGAAACAAAATGGATTAGTTTCAGAAGCCATTCATGAACCATCAAACAGCCACAATTTGAGGTCCACGGAGAACATAGAACTAGAGGAAACATCAAGTGGCGAGTTATCCTTCCAGCTATTTTTAGCTGATGAGAGGGGTATGACCTGCAAACCACTTGAAAGGTTTTCAACCATAAGTCCCGGTAAAATCGTAAAGATATTTGCGGACTGGACTGACCAAGAAGACGAAGTATATGATGCTAGCTATCTCGGGGATCTACCTGAGGTACACAAGAATGGGTTCACAGCAAAGAAAACTCGGCAAGAAGCTATTTCCTTATTTACATGCTTGGAGGCATTTTTGAAGGAAGAACCTCTAGGTCCCGATGATATGTGGTTTGTACTTTTACCTATTCTAATGGTTTCTGTAcggcataatatataattttcagGCAAGTAGGTATCATCCTTGACGTATGTTATTGAATTTTGCAATACAGGTACTGCCCTAAGTGCAAGGAACATAGACAAGCTACAAAGAAACTGGATTTGTGGATGTTGCCGGAGGTTCTTGTTTTTCACCTGAAACGGTTCTCATATAGCAGATACTCAAAGAATAAACTTGATACTCTGGTGACTTATCCAATTCTTAATCTTGATTTGAGTCAATATGTGAAAAGCAAGGATGGAAAGCCTCATCTATATGAGCTATACGCCATTAGCAACCATTACGGCGGTCTAGGTGGTGGGCACTACACTGCATATGCGAAGGTAGGATAGCTCTAGTGCATCTCATCATTTTTCATTTGAATAGTTTCTGTCGGTCGGTCAAGTATTAGCATGGCAAGCCTTGAAGTGACATGTTATCTTTCCGATTTGGCAGTTGATTGATGAGAACAGATGGTACCATTTTGACGACAGTCATGTATCTCCAGTGGATGAAACTGATATCAAGACTTCGGCCGCCTATGTGCTGTTTTATCGGAGAGTTAAAAGTGGACAAAATACCGGAGAGGCCGAGTCATCAGGGACTCGTATGGAATCTTGAGCGGGGATATCTCGTGCATCTTGCTATATCATAAGGTTTTCAAACTTCCCACCAAGCCGGCTTGGTGCAAGAATGGCGAGCACTGTGGCTGGTTGAACATACAGATTGCACGGCGCTGGGAGTGGACCAAACAGCAATACGAGGGGAAGGAGCTGCAATATTCTTTTAGAAAACGAAATTTTGATGGACATTTATTCGTGGGGAAGGGTAGCAAATTATATATGGAACTTGCATAAGATGTTGGTGTTATTACGGCTGCCACGATAAACCAGTGAAGGCTGTCAAGTGTAGACAGAATAGATTATGTAACGGAACACTTCTTTGGTGTTAATACGACCAGACGCATATTTGGTCGAAATTTCAAAGAGCCTTGTGTTTTACTTCAATGCTGGACGTTGATTTCCGTTAACTTTGTCacaattttttgtcattttggtcacaattttctgttaatttcatAACGTACAATGCATGTTCAAACGATAACGTGAATGGtgataaccattttgtttttatttcttttgaaatttgaaaactgaAATCTTTGGAAAGTATTTTTAGATTTTCAAAGAAAAGAGAACTGAAAATTGCTTTTTAGGAACTGTTTAATACCATGtcctttttagttttcatttttttggagattgaaaattaaaatcttGTTCGATAgctgttttcatttttcaaaagaaattcaatccGAAAACTTACTTTTTTTTAGTTAAGTTTTCAgttattggttttcaatttttttttaaaaagtgaagtgaaaactaaaaactgaaacGAAATGTTCATCCAATGACCCTTGAGTTTTCAGAATTTAGCCTAgagtttaattttaatttttagttttaattattttgaaagttaaaaattgaaaataattaaGGTAAAAAATACTACAGTCaatacagtaaaaaaaaaaaaaaaaactcttttaGTACATGAGAAAGGTAAAATATTTTACAACAACAAATACAAAAGTGGGGGCCCCTCCCCTCTAGCCTCTGCCTTCTAAAACGCTCCTCAGCACCATCATTAAACTTTAATTAAACACTAATCACCCTCCTACCCCTAATCCACTAGAGTTGTTATTAAGACActgaattataaataaataatagttGCCCTGCAAAAGCCCAAAAGAGAGAAAAGTTAGGAAAAGCACTTATTAAATAAATAAGGTTTGGTACCAATTGAATTGCGTGCCACCGATTGCCAACTAAAAAGACTAAAAGCCacccaccaccatcatcacttTCACCAAATGAGCCCCACACCATCTCAAATAATCAAAACCTAGTTGATGATCTCAAGAAAATATCACCTATATGCATCAAGAGGTGTGGGGCTCATTGGGAATTTTGTGTTAGGACCTATTTCTAAGAGATATGTTAGCATCAGTCGTTTATCACCAAGCTGAGTGTTGATTCTTGACTGTTGGTGTTCACAATGCATCAAGAGTCAAAGAATTTTAATGCGTGAGTAGGCGACTGATGGGGCTCATTTCCAAATTTGTGTTACAATCAACTTTGAGTTGGTGCGCTACAGTCAGTCACACGTCACCAAGTGAACGACTCTTGACTTGACTGCTGATACATGTGAGACTCAAAATGCATCAAAAATCAATAATCATTGACGAGAAAGTGGACAACTGACCGTAAATGCATCAACAGTTAAAAATTGCAGACGATGATGATGATAGTGGGAAATAGTATTTAACATGGTGGATTAGTTTTACCTCGTTCCTAATTCCCAAGTAACCTCCTCTATTTATTTTCTCTCTTGTCCACCGTCCATTCAGATTTTGAGATCTGATCTTGAGCAACTTTAGATATTTTGCTATCAGCTTTCCATCAACAACGAGGCCAGCAGCCACATCATCGCAATCCAACCAATCACATGGAATCTCTCCTGCAAACAAAAATagcaaaaattaaataaaaaacaattccaTTTAATCACATGCGACACGACGTCGTATTCCGCGGCACCACCGTCCCCGGTACTTATCAACACTGACGACCAATAAGGACTCAACACCTGGACCACTTTTTTTCAACCATCACATCATCCACGCTAAAAAAGTAAACAGTGAAATTGAATGACTTACCGTGGCGGGGGCGGAGGAAATGGACAAGTATGGCGTGCCGGAAGAACCCGACGGCGACCCACCATTACTAATCGGATTCACCTGTCCCTGGCCCGAACCCGAACCCGAACCCGAACTTGAACTTGAATTAGAGTTTCCAAAGGAAATGTTGCCCGTCGAGAGCCCGATTGAGTACGCGGGCGACCCGTCGGGTTTAAACAGCCCGAAGTTCCTCTCTGAACTCGGGCCGGGTTTCATGTTCTCATTGAACAGCGCGAACACGTAGATGTTGAGATCCGACCCGGGCCTGAGCGGCGTGCCCTTCTTCTGGCAAATGAGCTTGATCAGATTACCGTTGTACTTCTTCGCGTTCTCCGGCGTCGCTCCGACCTCGTCCTCGTCGCCCTTCGACGGCCACCCGGTCTCGGAGATGTGGACCGGGAGCTTCTTGAAACCGAGGGAGCCCAGGGCGGAGTACACGGCGTCGATCTGGGCGAACAGCATGTTGTCGTAGTGGAGATTGGTGGCAGGATCAAGGGAGCCGGAGTTTGGCTGGAAGAGGACGTACTCGAGCTGCACTTGCTTAGGGTTCGATTTGTAAGCGAAGTAAGGGTAGGCATTGATCAGGAACGGCGATCCGGTTTTGGCGTGGAAATTGAGGATCGGAGTGATGCAGCCGGTCAGATCTCGGCGGAAAGCGCCGGCGGACGGCGGATACGAGGTCTGGAGAATGGAGAGGGAGTGGGCGGTGGTGACGGCGACTTGCTTGTCAAGGCCTAGACCGACAAGGGCGGTGTGGACGCTCTGCATTGCCGGGAGGAGATTGTTGCTCAACGACGTGTCGTTGAAGGTGAGGACCTCATTGCCGACGAAGATGCAGGTAATGTTGGTGGCGGGGAGATGGGCCTGGACATTGGACTTGACCCAGGATTGGGCCTGGGCCGGGTCCTGGACCTTGGCAAGGTACTCGTTGGGGAGGCCCACTATGAACTGAACGCCGGTGTTGGCGAAGGCTTTGAGGACTTTGGGATCGGCGTCGTAGAGCTTGATCTTGGAGATGCCGATGGCTTTCACCAGCGGAACGACGTCGTCGGGAGAGGGTAAGTTGTTGGCGATTTGGCCGTAGTTTATCCCCATTGAATTTACCGTTTCTGGAAACATGAACccttttcaaaaacaaaaacaaaaaacagagAAAATGTTGTAAATTAGCTGACcagaattcaaaattttcaaaaaagatTGCAACTTTGGAAGTAAATAGGGAAAGTGGGAGCTGGGTTTTACCTGAAATGATgagaattgaaaggaaaattgcaGAGGAGTAGGGGAAGCTAGTGGTGGCTGCCATTTTTGGAGCTCACTGCTCAGCTTGGAGACTGGAAAGGGAAGAATGTAGCTGCAGGCAACTCCAAATTGGGCCACAacgaggggagagagagagaatgggcaactgtgaggagagagagtgaggagtGATAGTATAAAGCTGTGAACTTCCACTCTCAGACTCTCACTCTCACAAATTCAGAAATGAGCTGGGACGGTGGGTCCAATGTCCAAGTAGGCACGCAACTGTGAAGTTGAgatgagagagggagggaggagagggagagagcttACGTTTTAGTtagtatgagagagagagagagagagagagagatagagagagcgcTTTAGGTTTTCGTTGGTAGAGGGGATTCAGATATTTTGGACttataaagtaaaaaaaaatgaaagaaacaaTGTGATACAACGGTAATATCATGTTAATCTAAtaacatgttttaacttttaaaattAGTATTACATGACTGTAAGTATGAAATACTGGCATTCGCGGTGAACAGTATCTTAAGCTAATTAAGCAGTGTTATGCATTTAACTTTTTTCAGTTGATATGCGTTTTGATTCAAGATACTACTAATGGACAATTAAGCTAATTaaacaatattatatatttatcttTCATGCGTGACATGTCTTATTGATTTAAGTTACCGATACATAGGGATGTAACTTGGGCGGGTTGGAAGGTCAACTCAATCCTAACCTAACTTTTACAATTATGGCTCGAGTTCGAGTTGGGTTTCATTTGGGTTCATTTGGGTTTggatttaattgatttagggTGTACTTGGGTTGGGTTCGGGTTGCCCAACTTTTTCAGGTTTAATCTTGTAATAATTTAGTTTCCAagaattcttaaaaaaaattaagccaaGTAGCATCAAAGCTAGCTaactttaatttcataaatccatCTATTATAAATCTTTAGGATTTAGAGACTACAAATATGGGCTGACTAATCAACGCTTCTTATTCCTTAAAAGCTTAAGAAATTATAAAGggtaatatattaaaaaaatatttgaaagcgCGTTGGTTTTTGGACTTGGTTCACTTGGGTGTAATATGAGCATTAATTGATATGAGTTACAATCTGGTTAGATTATGTTTGGTTAgtcgggttgggttgggttagaGATGGACTGGCAAATGATCTACCCAACTCAATCCAATCAATAAACGAGTTGGAATTAGATTGGGTTCGGGTGggttataactaaaaaaaaaaaaaaaccacttgtTCGGGTTTAAAATCAGGTTAGACATGAGTGGGTTTGGACTGGCCCAATCTAAGTTTCACCCCTATCGATATAGTACTTCCATGTATAAAtaaatggaactttaacgaaaagctcctagtactgttcactttaacgaaaaataatatttttactctaaaaagtcaattctggtactattcacttactacacatttttatcatttttgttaaaattcaaaatttttaaaattttttcattaattttcctataaATAAAAGGTTGTCCAATTTTACCCGTTCCGATTAAGAAAATGTAAGGGTGTGATTTGTGTGAGCTATTTTGATTCTTCCTTGAGATACATGCTATGATTGATGCATTGGTGTTGGCATTTTGCGGTGGTGATGGGGTTTTTGGTGGGGTCCAAATGACTGTTGTCCGACAACCTCCACATGATCCCCCTTCCCAATCCCACTCAATCAgggagaggttttttttttttttttttttttttttttttttttgtaacttttTGGGGAGGCAATGAAAGGATAGAGTGGGCGCCACAAACTTTGCTTTAATAGGAGGAATGTTAACCACGCTTTCATTTCATATGAACATTctcagttcttttttttttttttttaaattttccttcTCGTTCTACCTGCTCGATAATTCAAACTGcttatttaaatatattaaaaattattgaaattcaAAGTGGTTTAGGAATTTAATAATTATTCAATAAATGTACAAGCATGTTTATAATAAAACGTTGAAATATTTTGACAACGGTGGTGGTTGTGGCTGGGGAACCTCTCTGCCACCCGCGCCTCTGCTCTGCTGTCCTTGCTCTGCGACCAACATCGCCTGCTATTCACCCCTCCTGCCACTTTTGTACCCGCATCCTCCTTCACCGTGGACACGAATCGGCTTTATTTTAGTTTCAtgcattttgttttcttgttttttttgttgtattgCCCAGATTAGTAGATTTTGTGAGTCGCTACAACGATTTGTCTGTGTTCCGACGATTCATGTGGCCTCGTTGTTTGCGATGGATTGATGTACCATTTAACATTCTTTGTACTTGATATATATATGGTAGTAAAAGACTTTATCGtttctgtaaaaaaaattaaaaaaaaaagtccgtTAGGAAGGGGATCGGTGGCATCTCTACTTTAAATTTACGATTGacctttttatctttttctcttcttttttttttgaaggagCTGTCATTGCCGTTGGTTGTCTTTTTAGGGTTCGAGAAAAACGGCAGAGGCAATTGCCGAACAGAAGGAAGATACGTGGCATGCATGCCAATCAAAGGAAAGCTGTGTGAATCGCCGTTTCTGGCTGGTTGCTGGTTGGGATGAATACTAAATCTTATCTCCTTCGTTATCTTCTTGAACTCTgatttgcttttgctttgttttaaaggtttatggtttaattattcAACGGCCGCAAACAAAATATGAGATGTTTGCTGATCCAACGTCCACATCTCATGTGTCACTCCTACgaaaatttattgttttttattcatAACGACTTACATGGCACGAATTCACTTTCACACGTTATACTAGTAATGTAAAAACATGTATTATTGGTATAGGATGCCAACGTTATGATAAACTTGTGCCATAAaagtttttcttcctttctccaccatgtccatttgtgcctttcacaattaatttcATTCAAATATTATGGGGAATCTATTTAATCTACAAGAGAGGGTGGCCTAATATAGCAATTCGAACGTTGGGAGAAATTAGCGTGCGATCGCATATCGGAAGTTGAGAGGCGTTGTATTTTTGTGGGAGTTGTCTTCTAAATTTTTCTATTTATATGTTGAATTTTGCCCTAGAGCATCATCATGCTTGTTACTGAAATTATTACTCGGAGCATTTGGGTTGATTACTTGAGTCCTAATTAACTATTATTCTACCTCCCTCCACCATCATATGCCCTTTTGTTACTTCTAATTGTTTGTGGGTTGAAAGTTCCAACTGATCAAATCTTTCCTTTTTGGAGGTCTCGGACGAGTTTGTTTAGATTTTTTAATGGTGTTATGGAGTATCAAATACTCTTAAACTTTCTATCCATAAGATATTTCGTtagaaatataaaaattaagatCTAACAATTAAATCACTCTAACTATCCTGTACTGCATAGCATGGCAGAGATTTTAAAGGTTTGCCATGCTATGCGGTACAGGATAGTTAATTGATCAATAGTAGAGCTTAGGATTCCACGAAAACATCGTGTTCTAATGTGTCCAAGTCTTCACAACCGCATCAAAGACGAGTCATATTCATTATGTTCTTACAAACTTCATTGATCAATAGAACAATCCCATAGATTTTCACAAACAAGCATAGGCTCTCTCTTGAAGTTAGCACACTAGCTTATACGTTAATATTCGAAACCTAATGCTCACGGAGTGGCAACATTTTCCTTCGCAAGCGGGGCAATCTCTTCCCCTTCAAGGTCTTGTTTGTTGCCAGCAACTTCCATGCTCAACAGCAGCTTTTCCCATTGTTTCGAAGGTCCCTGAATGAAAGAATGTTGTTCAATTACTGTTCTAATTGCAGAACCAAAAATTAAACTCGACTTAGCAACTCCGAGTTAAACTAACCTTCCACGAAAGATCTTGGGCCATGCAATTCTGGATCATCTCATTCAATGCAGGAGTACCATAAGTTGCAACAGCTCTCTTGACAGTAGTAGCAATTGCAGCTACATCTGCTGGATCAACTTTGTCACACTGAAAAAAATCACGAGAGAAATTTGTTGTTATAGTCATGTAAGTAGCACAAAGGAATAGAAACTATAGTGCAATTCTGTGTCGTAGATGCAAGCCAAGCATTGACTTACTTCGACGTTGAAATCTCCCATCTGAAATCCAGTAAAACCTTCTTTGACAGTGTCGACAAGTCCACCAGTTGAGGCAACAACAGGCACCTGAAGTTGTTGCATTCATCAGTTGAAGACATCAGCAATGCAAGTATCAAACGAGAACAAAGTGGTGAAAGGGGAGTCATCTAGCTCCTTACCGTTCCATATCTCATTGCGTGCAACTGAATGAGACCGCAGGGTTCGAATCTGCTTGGGATCAACATGAAATCAGAACCACCAATGATCATGTGGGCTAACGGGACATTGAATTTTGCAACTCCTACAGCCTTTCCAGGATATTTGATCTCTAGCTGTTTTATCTGCGTCTCCAAGTACTTCTTGCCGGTTCCCTAATAGAAAGTACATATCCTTCCATCAAACTCAACTCTCTATGCTTAGTGCCAACAGAAAAGTACTAAGGAAAGCAAACAAACTAGATCTTACAAGGATTATTATTTGCAAGTCCTCCTCTCCAACAAATTTTGAGATAGCTTCTACTAGAATATCCGAACCCTTCTGCTCCTCTAGCCTACCAATGAATCCGAACACGGGGATGTTCCTGTCAACTGGAAGCCCAACTTCTGCTTGAAGAGCCTCCTTCAACAAAGGCTTTGCATCTAGTACCTGAACATACAATTCTGATCAGTACAAAGTTTTCTTTTCCTGCTCCATACAtcaaggaattttaaaattcttAGGAGTTACTCACAGTTGTATTATCATATTTGATATCTAAGTGTTTGTCAGTGGCCGGATTCCACTCTTGAACGTCCATGCCATTCAGGATACCAGTGATGCCGGTTTTGCGAATGATGTTATCTAATTCCACACCTTTGTCTTCTCCAGAAACAAGTTCCTGGGCATAGTATGGGCTCACAGTTACAACCCTGTCGGATTCAAGTATTCCGGCCTTCATCCAAttgatttttcttcctttcacGGGTTTGTCATGCctgcaaacaaaacattcacaaaAAGGAACAATTTCTCATTTCCGCAAACAAACCTTTAAAGTCCATCGAATAGTTTCTACATCAAATGTGTAATATGTTATACATACCCATCAATGAAGTCGAAAGAACCCTTAAGGTTGTCGGGCAAATCAAGAAGTGAGAAGTCCGAATAAGGAAATCTGCCCTGGTAAGCTATGTTGTGGATGCAAAATACGACCTGCCATTCATTAATCCAGCATTGTTTCAGTTTTCATTTAAACAAAATTGTTGTGGACTCTAAAATGGTGCTCTTCAAACGCAGGCTACCTTACCTTCGCATTTTTGTAAATCCCCTTCGGTTTGTAGATGGTTTTTAAGTAGCAGGGAAGAAGAGCAGCGTGCCAATCATTAGCAATGAATACAACATCATCACCTGCATTGTGGTACCGATGGATATACATCGTTAGTTATTCTCTTTCTTCGAAGAAATTATACTTTTTATTAAGAAAAAGTTTTTGAGGAAAAGAGAAAGATGCACACCATATGGTCCAGAGAAGTATTTGTTGCTGTGCAAATTAAGAACCCTTGGTGCCTCCAAAGCAGCCTGAAAGATCGAAAAATTCACAACTGAACTTTATGCGTGTTTCAGGTTTGTAAGATTCATCCATTGCTTTTCGTGAAGAAATCCTCCGATAAATTAGATAACACCACGATAGTTTCATTTTCTATTCTTTCAAGCGGATAATTTCTAAAGtttgagaaaaataaatcaaacaaagaGCATGACATGCCTGGCACAGCAAGCAGAAGCGAAATTGGTTGTCCATGTAGTCCTCTCCTGTCCTCGGGCCATAGATTTTGGATCCCGTTTTACCCCATACCTTCACATCCACATTGCTCAAGCATCAGTTGAAGATCTAATTCAACACATATTCATACAATATCCTAGAAACTTTCAGCAAATAGCCTCAGACAATTGGAAATAAATTTCAT of Malus sylvestris chromosome 6, drMalSylv7.2, whole genome shotgun sequence contains these proteins:
- the LOC126626765 gene encoding glucan endo-1,3-beta-glucosidase 11-like, with translation MAATTSFPYSSAIFLSILIISGFMFPETVNSMGINYGQIANNLPSPDDVVPLVKAIGISKIKLYDADPKVLKAFANTGVQFIVGLPNEYLAKVQDPAQAQSWVKSNVQAHLPATNITCIFVGNEVLTFNDTSLSNNLLPAMQSVHTALVGLGLDKQVAVTTAHSLSILQTSYPPSAGAFRRDLTGCITPILNFHAKTGSPFLINAYPYFAYKSNPKQVQLEYVLFQPNSGSLDPATNLHYDNMLFAQIDAVYSALGSLGFKKLPVHISETGWPSKGDEDEVGATPENAKKYNGNLIKLICQKKGTPLRPGSDLNIYVFALFNENMKPGPSSERNFGLFKPDGSPAYSIGLSTGNISFGNSNSSSSSGSGSGSGQGQVNPISNGGSPSGSSGTPYLSISSAPATERFHVIGWIAMMWLLASLLMES
- the LOC126626764 gene encoding granule-bound starch synthase 1, chloroplastic/amyloplastic-like, whose product is MATLAASQFVSKSSHVDGASGLEIRTNLGQMGMWNQPMTHNGLRSLRNLDMLRMMIHPNAVAKQARRKSEKAESDRSVGKIVCGSGMNLVFVGAEVGPWSKTGGLGDVLGGLPPAMAANGHRVMTVSPRYDQYKDAWDTSVLVEIEVGGRVETVRFFHCYKRGVDRVFVDHPLFLEKVWGKTGSKIYGPRTGEDYMDNQFRFCLLCQAALEAPRVLNLHSNKYFSGPYGDDVVFIANDWHAALLPCYLKTIYKPKGIYKNAKVVFCIHNIAYQGRFPYSDFSLLDLPDNLKGSFDFIDGHDKPVKGRKINWMKAGILESDRVVTVSPYYAQELVSGEDKGVELDNIIRKTGITGILNGMDVQEWNPATDKHLDIKYDNTTVLDAKPLLKEALQAEVGLPVDRNIPVFGFIGRLEEQKGSDILVEAISKFVGEEDLQIIILGTGKKYLETQIKQLEIKYPGKAVGVAKFNVPLAHMIIGGSDFMLIPSRFEPCGLIQLHAMRYGTVPVVASTGGLVDTVKEGFTGFQMGDFNVECDKVDPADVAAIATTVKRAVATYGTPALNEMIQNCMAQDLSWKGPSKQWEKLLLSMEVAGNKQDLEGEEIAPLAKENVATP